The Phalacrocorax carbo chromosome 11, bPhaCar2.1, whole genome shotgun sequence genome includes a region encoding these proteins:
- the LOC135315398 gene encoding BTB/POZ domain-containing protein KCTD16-like, producing the protein MEHSPKNHMSSSEPILDLKTDTAEALPAHSNPEELKQSHETRQDPASRSGGDDFATSGTSSCGEPSLAPDADETLPSRDPQSEARDPSPADSLPWPEAPEECPARPNTLDFSKSLKKLEEVKQMGQRRNSDHAAAKENGVEVSPAAAAAEVSEERRALESELGKCIEDFRKIKIPVAFPNKKRQWQSELLKKYHL; encoded by the exons ATGGAGCACAGCCCAAAAAACCACATGTCTTCTTCTGAGCCCATCCTGGATCTCAAGACAGACACTGCAGAAGCTCTTCCAG cccacaGCAACCCCGAGGAGCTGAAGCAAAGCCACGAGACGAGGCAGGACCCAGCCAGCCGCAGCGGTGGGGACGACTTTGCAACCTCCGGCACAAGCAGCTGTGGCGAGCCTAGCCTGGCTCCGGACGCAGATGAGACCCTCCCAAGCAGAGACCCCCAGTCGGAGGCGAGGGATCCCAGCCCCGCTGACTCTTTGCCATGGCCAGAAGCCCCCGAGGAGTGTCCAGCCCGCCCCAACACCCTGGATTTCTCCAAGTCCCTGAAGAAGCTAGAGGAGGTGAAGCAGATGGGGCAGAGACGAAACAGCGACCACGCGGCAGCGAAGGAGAACGGGGTGGAGGtcagccccgccgcggcggcggcggaggtcAGCGAGGAGAGGCGGGCGCTGGAGTCCGAGCTGGGGAAGTGCATCGAGGACTTCCGTAAGATCAAGATCCCCGTCGCCTTTCCCAACAAGAAGCGGCAGTGGCAGAGCGAGCTGCTGAAGAAATACCACCTGTGA